The proteins below come from a single Piscinibacter gummiphilus genomic window:
- a CDS encoding ATP-binding protein: MKIFKTSSMRVRLLIGLMVASLGFWGAWFAVQAMLMSSQQNNRWDASMQAVGQQILMSMPALHPGGSSEPAFQLPSQVHVQPQLLSFQVWTRDGRSVLRSSNSPLEPWAPLSFDQPEAFHGVEVKGVEWRVYTINDASGRLQVQVGKSQPQLLSLIKLWLGYSIGTILLLMALLAGVTWTIICWSVAPVQAARQAIEERGPLDLTPLEVHDLPTEVKPLVEAFNAQLLRLETALQGERRFLADAAHELRTPLAALMAQAQLVKSASTLEESHASLAPLISGIERTARLTEQLLDLARLDAIEHPGGRPPVPLHEIVSLVVRDYDGTAQAASQRLQLRAEPCHARVDVDTVGVLMRNLIDNALRYAGAGARVEVVCREQEMHGQRHVVLSVRDDGPGVPEQEHGRIFDRFYRVPGTPGRGSGIGLSLVSRIASLHDAALETGTGLDGRGFGVTLRFGAAANDATSAAQPGVAAAGAKAGPFPAVVPPAQPS; encoded by the coding sequence ATGAAGATCTTCAAGACCAGCTCCATGCGCGTGCGCCTGCTCATCGGCCTGATGGTCGCAAGCCTGGGCTTCTGGGGCGCGTGGTTCGCGGTGCAGGCGATGCTGATGTCGAGCCAGCAGAACAACCGCTGGGACGCGTCGATGCAGGCCGTGGGCCAGCAGATCCTGATGTCGATGCCGGCGCTTCACCCGGGCGGCTCCAGCGAGCCCGCGTTCCAGCTGCCTTCGCAGGTGCACGTGCAGCCGCAGCTGCTGAGCTTCCAGGTGTGGACACGCGACGGCCGCTCGGTGCTGCGCTCGTCCAATTCCCCGCTCGAACCGTGGGCGCCTCTCAGCTTCGACCAGCCCGAGGCCTTCCACGGCGTGGAGGTCAAAGGCGTGGAATGGCGCGTGTACACCATCAACGACGCGAGCGGCCGCCTGCAGGTGCAGGTGGGCAAGTCGCAGCCGCAGCTGCTGAGCCTCATCAAGTTGTGGCTGGGCTACAGCATCGGCACCATCCTCCTGCTGATGGCACTGCTCGCGGGCGTGACGTGGACCATCATCTGCTGGTCGGTCGCGCCGGTGCAGGCGGCCCGCCAGGCGATCGAGGAGCGCGGCCCGCTCGACCTCACCCCGCTCGAAGTGCACGACCTGCCCACCGAGGTGAAACCGCTGGTCGAAGCCTTCAACGCGCAGCTGCTGCGGCTCGAAACCGCGCTGCAGGGCGAACGCCGCTTCCTCGCCGATGCAGCGCACGAACTGCGCACGCCGCTGGCGGCGCTGATGGCGCAGGCGCAGCTGGTGAAGTCGGCCAGCACGCTCGAAGAAAGCCACGCCTCGCTCGCGCCGCTCATCAGCGGCATCGAGCGCACCGCGCGCCTCACCGAGCAGCTGCTCGACCTGGCCCGCCTCGATGCCATCGAACACCCGGGCGGGCGCCCGCCGGTGCCGCTGCACGAGATCGTCTCGCTGGTGGTGCGCGACTACGACGGCACCGCACAGGCCGCCAGCCAGCGCCTGCAGTTGCGCGCCGAACCCTGCCACGCGCGGGTCGACGTCGACACGGTGGGCGTGCTGATGCGCAACCTGATCGACAACGCGCTGCGCTATGCCGGCGCGGGGGCCCGCGTGGAAGTGGTGTGCCGCGAGCAGGAGATGCACGGCCAGCGCCATGTCGTGCTGAGCGTGCGCGACGACGGCCCCGGCGTGCCCGAGCAAGAGCACGGCCGCATCTTCGACCGCTTCTACCGCGTGCCCGGCACGCCCGGCCGCGGCAGCGGCATCGGCCTGTCGCTGGTGTCGCGCATCGCGAGCCTGCACGACGCAGCGCTGGAAACCGGCACCGGCCTCGACGGCCGCGGCTTCGGCGTCACGCTGCGCTTCGGTGCGGCGGCCAATGATGCGACGAGCGCGGCGCAGCCGGGTGTGGCCGCAGCGGGTGCGAAGGCCGGTCCGTTCCCGGCGGTCGTTCCGCCGGCCCAGCCGTCCTGA
- a CDS encoding methyltransferase family protein, with product MTELILFIAGTAFFTYVSRHALRNPRSHGFWRFIAWECMLGLVILNFPMWTVDPFSPRQLVSWALLAASITLAIHAVQMLKRIGRPSEQRADAELFAFEKTSSLVTSGVFRYIRHPMYAALLYLAWGAFLKDVNAATAILTAVASIALFITALRDEAECLAHFGEAYAGYMRTSKRFVPFIF from the coding sequence ATGACCGAACTGATCCTCTTCATCGCAGGCACCGCGTTTTTCACCTACGTCTCGCGCCACGCGCTGCGCAACCCGCGCTCGCACGGCTTCTGGCGCTTCATCGCGTGGGAATGCATGCTGGGCCTGGTGATCCTCAACTTCCCGATGTGGACGGTCGACCCGTTCTCGCCGCGCCAGCTCGTCTCGTGGGCGCTGCTCGCCGCGTCGATCACGCTTGCCATCCATGCGGTGCAGATGCTCAAACGCATCGGCCGGCCGAGCGAGCAGCGCGCCGACGCCGAGCTCTTCGCGTTCGAGAAGACGTCTTCGCTCGTCACGAGCGGCGTCTTCCGCTACATCCGACACCCGATGTACGCCGCACTGCTCTACCTCGCCTGGGGCGCGTTCCTGAAGGACGTCAACGCGGCGACGGCGATCCTCACGGCGGTGGCCAGCATCGCGCTCTTCATCACCGCGCTGCGCGACGAGGCCGAGTGCCTCGCGCACTTCGGCGAGGCTTACGCCGGGTACATGCGCACGAGCAAGCGCTTCGTGCCGTTCATCTTCTGA
- a CDS encoding response regulator transcription factor has protein sequence MQLLLVEDDAMLAEALVTGLTRAGYKVDHAPDTPAARLALSDHAYSAVLLDLNLPGGSGLTVLRGVRERYDTTPVIILTARDQLSDRIAGLDAGADDYLVKPFQPDELAARLRAVLRRAQGRVAPVLTARNIRLDPATRSVTRDDEPVSLSLHEYRTLLAMMERQGRIVTRQQLEEAVYGGESSIESNTVAVYVHQLRKKLGDDLIVTVHGHGYKLNSAP, from the coding sequence ATGCAACTCCTCCTGGTCGAAGACGACGCCATGCTGGCCGAGGCCCTGGTCACGGGGCTCACCCGCGCCGGCTACAAGGTGGACCACGCACCCGACACGCCGGCCGCGCGCCTCGCGCTGTCCGACCATGCCTATTCCGCCGTGCTGCTCGACCTCAACCTGCCCGGTGGCTCGGGCCTGACCGTGCTGCGCGGCGTGCGCGAGCGCTACGACACCACGCCGGTGATCATCCTCACCGCGCGCGATCAGTTGAGCGACCGCATCGCCGGCCTCGACGCCGGGGCCGACGACTACCTCGTCAAGCCGTTCCAGCCCGACGAGCTGGCCGCCCGCCTGCGTGCCGTGCTGCGCCGTGCGCAAGGCCGCGTGGCCCCGGTGCTGACCGCCCGCAACATCCGCCTCGACCCGGCCACCCGCAGCGTCACGCGCGACGACGAGCCGGTGAGCCTGAGCCTGCATGAGTACCGCACGCTGCTCGCGATGATGGAGCGGCAGGGCCGCATCGTCACCCGCCAGCAGCTCGAAGAAGCCGTCTACGGCGGCGAGAGCTCGATCGAAAGCAACACCGTTGCCGTCTACGTGCACCAGCTGCGCAAGAAGCTCGGCGACGACCTCATCGTCACCGTGCACGGCCACGGCTACAAACTCAACTCCGCGCCATGA
- a CDS encoding GGDEF domain-containing protein encodes MANDHAWRDEPPGDAGDNTPTSTSHSQRARVAQALLALSLLLAGVAAMHTGAWLGTVDRDGLWAWTIVSVIGFSIPLVLIQTRVTEKLHDPSLTLPQMLLASTVAAWAYTLAGTSHAVVTLMQALALSFGIFGIDSRPAVYCAAYSILVFAVTMVRQCLVDPVRYQAADDLLLFIFLVLIVVGIVINTMRVNRMRERIRTQKQDLQQALARIEQLATLDELTGLPNRRFLQQALDAEGLRSQRSQVPWCVALIDLDNFKRINDTHGHATGDAVLKWFATQAKTFMRASDIVGRWGGEEFVVLMPATSLPDGVNGLQRLKAMLEAQPSSPPPEGLTITFSAGVAQHAKDDAVAHTLELADQLCYAAKRNGRNRIEK; translated from the coding sequence ATGGCAAACGACCACGCCTGGCGCGATGAGCCGCCCGGCGACGCTGGCGACAACACGCCCACGTCTACTTCCCATTCCCAACGCGCCCGAGTCGCCCAGGCGCTGCTGGCACTGTCCCTGCTGCTCGCAGGCGTGGCCGCCATGCACACGGGGGCGTGGCTGGGCACCGTCGACCGCGATGGGCTCTGGGCCTGGACGATCGTCTCGGTGATCGGCTTTTCGATTCCGCTCGTGCTGATCCAGACACGCGTCACCGAGAAGTTGCACGACCCCTCGCTGACCTTGCCGCAGATGCTGCTCGCCAGCACCGTCGCGGCCTGGGCCTACACGCTGGCCGGCACCTCGCACGCGGTGGTCACCTTGATGCAGGCGCTGGCCCTCTCGTTCGGCATCTTCGGCATCGACTCCCGCCCTGCCGTCTATTGCGCGGCGTACTCCATCCTGGTCTTCGCGGTGACGATGGTCCGGCAATGCCTGGTCGACCCTGTCCGCTACCAGGCCGCCGACGATCTGCTGCTTTTCATCTTCCTCGTGCTGATCGTCGTGGGCATCGTCATCAACACCATGCGAGTGAACCGGATGCGCGAGCGCATCCGGACCCAGAAGCAGGACCTTCAGCAGGCCCTCGCGCGCATCGAGCAACTGGCGACGCTGGACGAGCTGACCGGCCTGCCCAACCGCCGATTCCTGCAACAGGCACTCGACGCCGAAGGCCTGCGCTCTCAGCGATCGCAAGTGCCCTGGTGCGTGGCACTGATCGACCTCGACAACTTCAAGCGGATCAACGACACCCACGGCCACGCCACGGGCGATGCAGTGCTCAAGTGGTTTGCGACGCAGGCGAAAACCTTCATGCGCGCGTCCGACATCGTCGGACGATGGGGCGGCGAGGAGTTCGTGGTGCTCATGCCCGCCACCTCCCTACCCGACGGCGTGAATGGCCTGCAGCGGCTGAAAGCGATGCTGGAGGCTCAGCCTTCATCGCCCCCGCCGGAGGGGCTCACCATCACCTTCTCGGCCGGTGTTGCGCAGCACGCGAAAGACGATGCGGTCGCGCACACGCTGGAGCTGGCTGACCAGCTCTGTTACGCCGCGAAGCGAAACGGGCGCAACCGGATCGAGAAGTAA